TGCTAATTGTAATGGATTGGCAATGGTTGCAGAAGTACAAATAAACTGTGGATGAGAACCATAGTATGAGCAAATACGCTTTAAACGTCTTATCACATTAGCAACATGACTCCCAAACACACCACGGTAGGTGTGTAGCTCATCAATTACCACATATTTCAAATGTTCAAAAAAAGCGACCCATTTTGTATGATGAGGCAGGATCGCAGAATGTAACATGTCTGGGTTTGTAATTACAATATTTCCTGCTTTGCGGACCATTTGCCGAATAGTAGCAGGTGTATCCCCATCATAGGTCTCCGATTTTATCGGTAGTTCCATCTCATTAATTAATTCATGTAATTCACTCTTTTGGTCCTGGGCCAAGGCTTTAGTAGGAAACATGTATAATGCCCTCGCCTGAGTGTCATTAGCCAACGTTTGCAAAATGGGCAAGTGGTAGCACATGCTTTTTCCTGAAGCCGTTGGTGTTACAGCCACAATATGCTTCCCATTCTGAATATGGCGAAAGGCTGTCGCTTGATGTGTATATAAAGAGGAAATTCCTCGTCTACTCAACGCTTGTGCGATCCGTTCATCTATTTGTTCTGGGAATGGCACCACTTGTGGATCACGAGGCGGAATCGTCGTCCAGTTGACGATGTTTTGTTTCATCCGCTCGTCGGACCGAAACTCTTCCAAAAGTTCCGCCATATTTTTCTTTCGTAGCATGTATCGATCACCCTCTTCTCTTTCTATTGTACGTAAAGTGTCAAGGAAAAACGAGCTTCCAGTAATCAATAATATTTACAGATATCCTTGATTAGAAAAAGCTAACAATCTTTCTCGAAAGACCGATCGCTAGCTTTAGATGAACAATATGTTAATACGCTTCATACGTGATGATGAGGCCTACTCTCTTACATTTTTACCCATACCCATTCCATGTAACACATCTGCTACTGTTTTACTTGCCAGTTCTTGCTCCATCGCCTGCTGGGCACTCAAAAAAACATCAGTCAGAGTATGTTGGATCTGCTTTCCAATTGGACATGCTGGATTAGGTTCCTCATGGATTGCAAATAGCTCATCAGGGCTTTGTACTGCTTTGTAAACATCAAGAAGAGATATCTCCTCTGGGCTTTTCGTTAACGTGGCACCTGGGGCTCCGACCTTAGACTCTATCATTCCTGCTTTTTTTAACATACTGCTAATACGACGAATTACCACAGGATTTGTATTTACACTGCCAGCTATATAAGCCGATGTAGCCTGTCCACAGGGTGTAGATGCTACGATTGAAAGGATATGAATAGCTACTGCAAAACGACTATTTACCATCTGCGTTCCCCCCTATTCCATGATTAGATAGCCGCTACCCCTACTTTATACCTTTTCTCACACAAAAAAAACACCTAAAAGATATACCTCCAAAGAACATGTAGGGGGTAGCTTTCAAACAGACTCTGCTCCTCTATGAACATAATCGGTTTTCTTTATCTTTTAGGTGTATTCTTTTACACAAATAGCATGACTACCTTGTATAAACCAGCTGATAACAGTGCAGTTATCGGCATAGTGATTATCCAAGTGAACACGATTCGTCGTGCTACTCCCCACTTTACATCTTTCACACGCTGTGCTGATCCTACCCCCATAATTGAGGAAGAAATTACATGTGTGGTACTAACAGGCAAGTGCAGGAAAGTAAATCCAAAAATGATAAAGGCTGACGACAAATCTGCTGCCGCACCGCTAACCGGTTTTAATTTGGTAATTTTGCCTCCAACTGTTTTAATGATTCTCCATCCACCTACCATGGTACCAAGTCCCATTGCTAAGGCGACAGATACACGAATCCATGTTGGAATATCTGTAGTTGTCTGGAAGCCCGCTGTGATTAAAGCCATCGTCATAATCCCCATTGTTTTTTGAGCATCATTGGTTCCATGGCTAAATGATTGCAAAGCAGCTGTCATGATTTGAAAAATGCGAAATCCCTTGTTCGTTTTAGCCAGATTAGAATTGCGGAATACGATTTTGAATAAGGACATGACTAAAAACCCAATAGCCAACGCTGCGACAGGCGATATGAGCAAAGCTTCCATTATACGAATAAACCCTGAATAATTTAAGCTCCATAAACCTTCTGAAGCGATAGCAGCACCAGCAATTGAACCAACCAGCGCATGTGACGAACTACTAGGAATTCCATAATACCACGTAATGAGATTCCAAGCTATTGCTCCAATAAGGGCGCATAGAAGTACAATCGAACCATTTTCAAGGGAAAAAGGATCGACAATATCTTTCGTAATGGTTTGGGCTACACCTGTAAACAATAACGCACCAAAAAAATTCATCAAAGCCGCCATTACAATCGCTACTTGAGGAGGCAACGCTCTTGTGGTAACGGAAGTGGCAATTGTATTGGCTGTATCGTGAAAACCGTTA
This is a stretch of genomic DNA from Brevibacillus laterosporus DSM 25. It encodes these proteins:
- a CDS encoding inorganic phosphate transporter, producing MDSVLFILVCIIILGLTFDFINGFHDTANTIATSVTTRALPPQVAIVMAALMNFFGALLFTGVAQTITKDIVDPFSLENGSIVLLCALIGAIAWNLITWYYGIPSSSSHALVGSIAGAAIASEGLWSLNYSGFIRIMEALLISPVAALAIGFLVMSLFKIVFRNSNLAKTNKGFRIFQIMTAALQSFSHGTNDAQKTMGIMTMALITAGFQTTTDIPTWIRVSVALAMGLGTMVGGWRIIKTVGGKITKLKPVSGAAADLSSAFIIFGFTFLHLPVSTTHVISSSIMGVGSAQRVKDVKWGVARRIVFTWIITMPITALLSAGLYKVVMLFV
- a CDS encoding Rrf2 family transcriptional regulator, translated to MVNSRFAVAIHILSIVASTPCGQATSAYIAGSVNTNPVVIRRISSMLKKAGMIESKVGAPGATLTKSPEEISLLDVYKAVQSPDELFAIHEEPNPACPIGKQIQHTLTDVFLSAQQAMEQELASKTVADVLHGMGMGKNVRE